TACCCGGCTATTAGTAAACCGCTGTTGTGGGCCGTTACTAATCTGATGCAAGCTTCTTAATAATAGTCTTTAAAGTTTTGTCATCCACATTTGCCAGGTCAGACTTATCGTAAATGGTCAATAGATATACTTCCTCGTCTGCTGTGACGACATAAGTTATCACCCTTGCCCCTCCGCTTTTCCCTTTGCCCTTGCTTTGGATAGCAACCCGTATTTTAAAAGTATTATTGCCTAAAGGAGTACCAGTCTCTGGAGATTCAGCCAATGACTTGCTTAGGTCTAAAAGTTCATTCTTTAACGATGGAAATTTCTTTATGAGCCTTTTTGCCTCTTTTTTAAAAGTTGAGGTCGGAATAACCTTATAACTCATTCAGAAAGTCATTTAAAGTCTGCTTACGGGACTTTGAGCGCTGTAAAGTTTTGACTTCCTCAAAAGCCTCTTGTAAGTCGCTTTTAATTTTAAGAGTTTGCTCATATTTCTTCAACTTATTCAATACCTTTTCCCACTCCGTAACGGGAAGCTGAACAGCCTGAGTCCGGCCGTGAATATCATTGACATATTGAAGTGCAATTTTCATAAAAGCAAATTTAAGCCTTTTATTATTCTCTTACGGGCGTCAAAAAGAAATGGTATAAATACTTGAAAATCAAATATTTTTCAGCCGTCAAATTATAAAAGTGAATTAGAGCCAGTCAGCGAATAATGGCCCACAACGGTACGGCTTACTGATGGACGGGAGTTTGAAAACGTAAACAGTCTTACCGAGCTTGAATTACTTTGTAAAAATAATATCACGTTTACCGTCTTACCCGGCTATTAGTAAACCGATGTTATGGGCAGGGCATTTATCTACTATTCAGTCCCAATGCCTTCTTTAAACTTTTGCAAATATGTTAACTCCAGGTCTGCGTGCCCTATTTGTTTATACAGATTCGATAGTTCTAAATAAATGTATGCTGAAGAAGGTCCGTTTGATTCGCTAATCTTAAACGCTTCCACTGCTTCTAAAATCATGTTCTCGTCACGAAGTAAATATCCCAGATCCTCAGCTACAACATTTTTGTTTTTTGCTTTAGTCAACCCAGCTCTTAAAACTTTAATCCCAACTTGAGGATTTTCTTTTGCGAAATATAGCTCATAGTTACCAAAACAGTCGGATGCAACTGCTGGAACTATAGACCGATCTTGCTCGTACAAGTTTTCAACAACTAAATGTCCACCTGAATTCATTTTAACAACAGTCTCAGCTATTCTTTCAGGTATCAATATTAAAAGGTAACAATCAACAGTTTCGTCTGCTGAAACCTGAAACGCTTTAACCAAATAAATATTCTCGTCTTCCGGCAAAAGCTCTAATGATGTCGGCTCAATAGTCCAATCAAGAATATTATTATCGTCCTGATTCAACACGACGAAAATTTCAGTCTTAATATCTGAGTAAATATCCTTTATCTTCATTTTGATGTCAAATGGCTTTGCCCATAACGGTACGGCTTACTGATGGACGGGAGTTTGGAAACGTAAACAGTCTTACCGTGATTGAATTTACTTTGAAAAATGAACATCAAGTTTACCGTCTTACCCGGCTATTAGTAAACCGATGTTAGCACCAGTTTGACTATTTAGCATATCTTTCAAAAAGCTTGATTGCATGAGATTTGAGATCATCATATTTTAGATCGTCATTAAAACCGATACCTGGATTATAATGCGCCCCATTTTTGCTGGCGCACAATAAATATTTTGGTCCTCCCAAAGAAACAGAAAAAGGCGAGAACTCAGTCTGAACACTTAAAACAATTTCCCCATCCTTGTCTATCAAATAAAAAATATGCTTGTTGTATATTTTTCCTTTATTTTCATCTTCGAAGCGTTCGAAAACCTGGATAGAATAGTCACCCCATTTAAATTGATCAAAGCAAAATTTATCTTTCAATTCACCAGATAGCAATCCACTTTTATGTGCTCCATAAAGAAGTGACTTATAAGAGGCAGCTTTTTCATAGTCCTTTTTACCATGGTAAACTTGAACCAGCTTCGCCATCGATTGATAATCGTCAGGAGTCAATTGTAACACCTGCAAAAAACTGAATTCAGATTGCTCAAAATTATTTTTCAAATACTCCAAAAGACCTATATTAAATAACGTACTTATGTAAGAATCTGAATTCTTTTCGATTCTACTTTTTGCTGTATAATAAGCCTGCAATGCGTCATTGCTCCGATTCAATTCTGAATAAATTTGCCCTATCATAAGAAAGGGTCGGTCTGGACATTGATCAAGTCCCGTAGCTTTCTTATAGCTTTCCAACGCCAGTTCATATTCATTAAGATTATAATAAGAATCACCGATGCCGCTATAAAAAAGTGCGTCATCAGGCTTAATACTAATCGCGGTTTTTAAACTTTGAATTGCTTCTTTGTATTTTCCCATATAATTAAACGTGGAACCTTTTATATAATGGGAAGCGTGATTGCTGCTATCTTTCTTTATAGATAAGTCCATAAACTTAAGACAGTTCATGTCGTCTTCTTTCATATAATAGGCATGACCAACGTAATACAAGGATTTCGAAGAATAATTCTCATACTTTGACGAATACTCATAAATTATTATGCCATACTGTTGGCTATCCGTCAAAGACTTCAACCTATCAGTAATTATATCTTGTGAAAAAACTGTCAAAGTAAAAAAAACAAAGATTAATGTAGTCAATATTTTTTTCATACCTGTCTATAAAAATTGGTGCTAACGGTACGGCTTACTGATGGACGGGAGTTTGAAAACGTAAACAGTCTTGCCACGATTAAATTTACTTTGAAAACTGAGCATCACGTTACCCGTCTACCCGGCTATTCAGTAAACTACTGTTGTGCGTTCGCTTGTTTATGTTAGTCGAGAAGTGCAAGCCGTAATAAAATCCAAATGGTCAAACTAACGCATGAAATTAACAACATTCTAGTCCCATGATTTCTTTCAGTCTCTCTATAAGCATAAACACGTCGTCCATCAGGGAGAGTTTTTTTGAAATAAGCAAGAGTCCAACCAATTATAATTCCAAATAGTCCACCAAAAACAGACGACACATAACCTAAATAGATGAAATACTTATGCGCAGAATCCGGCTTAGCCAACTCTTTAACTCGATTCACTTTTAAAAGATTGGCAACTTCAGGCTTTATTTCATTCCCTCTGTCGCGAAGTATCTTTTGCGCTAACTGATAATCAAAGTGCCCCCACTCGTCTGGCTTAGAAATAATTTCGACTAGTTCCTCGTCTGTAAATTCAAACAAATAGTAATCAGATTCTACGTCATGAAGACTCTTCTGATAGTATTCATCAAGCGCTTTATGA
The sequence above is drawn from the Parasegetibacter sp. NRK P23 genome and encodes:
- a CDS encoding type II toxin-antitoxin system RelE/ParE family toxin → MSYKVIPTSTFKKEAKRLIKKFPSLKNELLDLSKSLAESPETGTPLGNNTFKIRVAIQSKGKGKSGGARVITYVVTADEEVYLLTIYDKSDLANVDDKTLKTIIKKLASD
- a CDS encoding M48 family metallopeptidase, with the translated sequence MKIKDIYSDIKTEIFVVLNQDDNNILDWTIEPTSLELLPEDENIYLVKAFQVSADETVDCYLLILIPERIAETVVKMNSGGHLVVENLYEQDRSIVPAVASDCFGNYELYFAKENPQVGIKVLRAGLTKAKNKNVVAEDLGYLLRDENMILEAVEAFKISESNGPSSAYIYLELSNLYKQIGHADLELTYLQKFKEGIGTE
- a CDS encoding tetratricopeptide repeat protein, encoding MKEDDMNCLKFMDLSIKKDSSNHASHYIKGSTFNYMGKYKEAIQSLKTAISIKPDDALFYSGIGDSYYNLNEYELALESYKKATGLDQCPDRPFLMIGQIYSELNRSNDALQAYYTAKSRIEKNSDSYISTLFNIGLLEYLKNNFEQSEFSFLQVLQLTPDDYQSMAKLVQVYHGKKDYEKAASYKSLLYGAHKSGLLSGELKDKFCFDQFKWGDYSIQVFERFEDENKGKIYNKHIFYLIDKDGEIVLSVQTEFSPFSVSLGGPKYLLCASKNGAHYNPGIGFNDDLKYDDLKSHAIKLFERYAK